In Candidatus Pantoea floridensis, the genomic window CTTGTCGCCGCTCACCAGCGCTGCGCGCATCTCGGTTGGCTGCTTGTTATCTTTCACACGCAGACGCAACACTAAACGCCAGCCTTTGGTCACCGGATTGTAGCGAACGCTTTGCTCAACCACATCAGCGTTATTACCCACGCTAACCTGCGGAGCCACTTGCGTATCTTCCGGCAGCTTGCTCATCGCTTTGCCAACGAAATCAACGGTGAAGGCGATCGAACCGTCTGGCTGACGCACCAGATTCGACTGTTTAACATCGCCAGCGGAACGCAGCGTGTCTTTCACCCAGGCAATGTCGTCTGAGTGCAGCTGGTTCTCGTCACGGGTAAAGTGCAGACGATACTGGAAGTTCATCTCTTTGCCCGGCTCTGGCAGTTTTTCCGGCGTCCAGAAAGCAACGATATTATCGTTGGTTTCATCGGCGGTCGGAATCTCTACCAGCTCAACGCGGCCTTTACCCCAATCACCCTGCGGCTCAACCCAGCCACTTGGGCGCAGGTCGTAGCGATCGTCGAGATCCTGGAAACGGCTGAAATCACGCGTGCGCTGCAGCAGACCAAAGCCTTTCGGGTTCTCAACGGTAAAGGTGCTCACCGCCAGATGTTTCGGGTTATTCAGCGGACGCCAAATCCACTCCCCGTTACCCGCGTGAATGGAAAGACCGTTCGAATCGTGCAGCTCTGAACGGAAGTTGGTCACCGGCGATGGCTGGTTCGCACCAAACAGGAACATACTGGTCAGCGGCGCAACGCCAAGCTTGCCAACGTTATCACGCAGGTAAACTTTGGATTGCACATCAACGGTTGATTCTTTGCCCGGACGGATGGTGAAGCGATAGGCACCGGACGCACGTGGCGAATCCAGCAGCGCATAAATCACCAGCTGTTTATCCTGCGGTTTTGGACGCTCAATCCAGAACTCCTTAAAGCGCGGGAACTCTTCGCCGGAAGGCAGCGCGGTGTCAATCGCCAGACCCCGCGCGGAAAGACCATACACTTGCCCTTCGCCAATCACACGGAAATAGCTGGCGCCAAGGAAGCTGGAAATTTCGTCGTCTTTTCCTTTTTTATTTAAAGGATACAACACCTTAAACCCAGCAAAGCCGAGGTTTTTGACTGAATCAGCATCATGCTTTACGTTGCCGAAATTGAAGTAGTCAGGGTTATATTTAATTTCACGCACGGAAGACGCGGTGACTTCATTAATTTTCACCGGCGTATCGAAATACATGCCCTGATGATAGAACTCAAGCTTAAACGGCGTGCGCAGTTTGCCCCAATAAGCTTTGTCGTGGTTAAACTGGATCTGCTGATAATCAGCAAACTTCATTTCACGAAACTGAGAGGGTAAATTGCTCTTTGGCGCTTCGAAACTTTTCCCTGCCAACGCCTTGGCTTGTTTTGCTACATCATCGATGTTAAACGCCCAACTATTGTTGGCATACATAGCCAGCAGAACTGCCGCGCCTACCCAGCGCATCTTTACCAGTCCCACTTTATTATTCACATTATTCAGCACATCCCCCCCTTTCGTGTGCTTAGATCAAACCCGCTTATCTTAAAGGATTATTCGGTTTTCCGACAGCGTATGTAAAAGATTGTTCCGCTGATTTGTAAGCTGAAAGTGTGCTTTTCGGATAATTAAACCCTGCAAAATCACCTACAGATTCACCTGATAGTATACCCTGTTTACAGCCGGTAGAATTTTCATTCGGCATAATCCGGTTTCAGGGCGAAACCGGCAAGTAAACTGACTATTGGAAGATTATGAGTTCAGCTAAACCCCAACGTGAATATTTCCTCGACTCGATTCGAGCGTATTTAATGTTATTAGGCGTGCCATTTCACGTCTCCCTG contains:
- a CDS encoding glucan biosynthesis protein, which produces MVKMRWVGAAVLLAMYANNSWAFNIDDVAKQAKALAGKSFEAPKSNLPSQFREMKFADYQQIQFNHDKAYWGKLRTPFKLEFYHQGMYFDTPVKINEVTASSVREIKYNPDYFNFGNVKHDADSVKNLGFAGFKVLYPLNKKGKDDEISSFLGASYFRVIGEGQVYGLSARGLAIDTALPSGEEFPRFKEFWIERPKPQDKQLVIYALLDSPRASGAYRFTIRPGKESTVDVQSKVYLRDNVGKLGVAPLTSMFLFGANQPSPVTNFRSELHDSNGLSIHAGNGEWIWRPLNNPKHLAVSTFTVENPKGFGLLQRTRDFSRFQDLDDRYDLRPSGWVEPQGDWGKGRVELVEIPTADETNDNIVAFWTPEKLPEPGKEMNFQYRLHFTRDENQLHSDDIAWVKDTLRSAGDVKQSNLVRQPDGSIAFTVDFVGKAMSKLPEDTQVAPQVSVGNNADVVEQSVRYNPVTKGWRLVLRLRVKDNKQPTEMRAALVSGDKTLTETWSYQLPANE